ATGGGCTGTGCGTGGAGCGCACCGGTAAGTTTTGATTTCGTAAGGAGCGATTTTACCGGCAAGGGCCTCCTGGTGGTGCGGCGCAACGTACGCGCGGTTATTCGCTCATCTATCGGTATGCGATCGGCTCGACAGCCGGGTAAGTCCCGATGACAGAGGCAGGGCCGACGGTTTATGCATAAATTGAACGGTCATGCTTTTATTTACACAGCGAATGCTCACACGTATGATGGACTGAAAAAACGGACTCGTCTGCTTCGCGGAAGCCCATCTATATCAAGGAGACGCCTGATGCATGTGAAAGACCTGTTTCAACTGGAAGGCAAGGTGGCGCTGATTACCGGCGGCTCGCGCGGGCTCGGTTTGCAGATGGCCGAGGCGCTGGGAGAAATGGGCTGCCGCGTGGCGATCACCGCGCGCAAGGCCGACGAACTGGCAGAGGCGAAAGCGCATCTCGAAGGGCTCGGCATCGAAGTCCATACCATCGTCAACGACCTTGCGAAATTCGACAGGATTCCCGATCTTGTCAGCGAGGTGCTAGGGGTCTACGACCACATAGACATTCTCGTCAACAATGCCGGCGCAACGTGGGGCGCTCCTGCAGAGGACTATCCTGACGAGGCGTGGCACAAGGTCATGAACCTGAACATCAATGCGCCATTCTTTCTCGCACGCGAAGTCGGCAAGCGCAGCATGATTCCTCGCCGCTCCGGCAAGATCATCAACATTGCCTCGATAGCTGGCCTGAAGGGCGCGCCAGCCGGCATGAACACGATTGCCTATAACACCTCGAAGGCCGCGGCGATCAACTTCACGCGAGCGCTGGCGTCCGAATGGGGCCGGCACAACATTAACGTCAACGCCATCTGTCCGGGCTTTTTCCCCTCGAAGATGTCGGCGGGGCTGCTCGCCACCATGAGCGAAGCCGTCATTGCGCAATCGCCGCTGCACCGGCTCGGCGGCGAGGAAGATCTGAAGGGTTCGGTGGTGTTTCTCGCGAGCGAGGCGTCGCGCCATATTACTGGCCAGCATCTGGCGGTAGATGGCGGCTCAAGCATCGTCTGACGACGAGCGCAGACAGGCAGACGCATACAAGAACATGAGGGCAGCAGATACCATGAATACGCTTCATCACGCGCACTGGCCGACTGGCGTGCCACTGCACCTGAGCTTGCCGGAAACCAGCCTGTTCTATAACGCCGAGGTCGCGGCAACCCGCTTTCCGGATAAGCCGTTCATCATCTTCTACGATACACCGGTTACGTTTGCGGAGTTCAAAGATGAAACCGAACGGATCGCGGGTTTCCTGCAACAGGAGTGCGAAGTAAAGGCTGGCGACCGGGTTCTGCTCTACATGCAGAACAGTCCGCAATGGGTGCTTGCCTACTACGGCATCCTGCGAGCGAACGCGGTGGTTGTGCCAGTCAATCCGATGAACCTGACGGACGAGTTACGGCATTACGTGGAGGACAGCGGCGCGACGACCGCCATCGTCCCGCAATGCCTGTATCCACAGATCGAGCCCTTGCTGGGCGAGGCGCCAGGGCAGGGCCTGAAATATGCAATCGTCGCGACTTATAGCGACTACCTGAAACAGCCGTTGCCCATTACGCCTCCAGAGTTCGTCACTGCGCCGCGAAAATCCATCGAACGTCACGGTGTCACCGCATGGAACACGGTGCTTGAGCGTCGCCTGGCTCCAGGGCCACTCACTGCCGGCCCAGACGATCTGTGCGTGATGCCATACACGTCCGGCACCACGGGCAAGCCGAAAGGTTGCATGCACACGCATCGCAGTGTGATGAGTACGTCGGTGGGTGGTTGCGTGTGGTTTGGGGGATCGCAAGACAGCGTTCATCTGTCGGTATTGCCGATGTTTCATGTCACCGGCATGCAGGGCGGCATGAACGGTCCGTTGTATGCAGGCGCAACCATCGTCATATTGCCGCGCTGGGATCGCGACGCAGCGGCTCAGTGCATGCAGCGCTATCGCGTTACCGCGTGGCAATCCATCTCGACGATGATGGTCGACTTTTTGTCCAATCCGAAGCTTGCTGAATACGATATTTCCAGCCTGAGCGGTACGCGCGGCGGTGGCGCCGCCATGCCGGAGGCGATTGCGCGCAAGCTCAAGACACTGACCGGCCTCGACTATGTAGAAGGCTACGGCATGTCGGAGACGATCGCCGGGACGCATATCAACCCGCCTCATCGTCCCAAACCGCAGTGCCTTGGCGTTCCTGTATTCGATCTCGATTCGCGGGTGATCGATCCGGCCACGCTGCAGGAAGTGGCGCGGGGCGAAACCGGCGAAATCGTCGTCAACGGGCCGCAGATCATGCAGGGTTACTGGCGCAATCCCAAGGGGACGGCTGAGGCGTTTGTCGAGCTCGATGGCAAACGTTTTCTGCGTACTGGCGATCTGGGGCATATCGATGAAGACGGTTATTTCTTCATGACCGATCGCCTCAAGCGCATGATCAACGCATCCGGCTACAAGGTCTGGCCGGCCGAGGTGGAAGCGCTGATGTACCGGCATCCGGGCATTCATGAGGTGTGCGTGATCGGCGTGCAGGACGAGCGGCGTGGCGAAACGGTAAAGGCGCTGGTCGTGCCCGCCGCCGGTTATGCAGGAAAACTGACTGAGAGCGACATCATCGACTGGGCGCATGAGCAGATGGCGTCGTACAAGGCGCCGCGGTTTGTCGAGTTCGTGACGTCGTTACCCAAATCCGGCAGCGGCAAGATCCTGTGGCGCAAACTGCAGGAAGAACACGCCGCGCGAGCGGCAGGAGGAAAAGCATGTTGAACACCGCACTCGAAATTTCTGATGTCCGTCATCTGGTTTCACCGGAGGAGTGGCAGGTTCGTCTCGATCTCGCCGCCGCCTACCGGCTCGCGCGGCGGAATCCCGGGTACGATCTTTAGAGAAGGGCCAACAAGGCGCAGCGTCCTGCCGCTTCAGCCGATGCGCCACGACAGTTCATGCGTGTGGCCGTCTCGCGGCAGTCTTAGCGTCGCCACGAGTCCTTTAACCGCGCCGTTGCGCAGCGTCAGTGTGCCACCATGTGCGGCCGCAACGCTGCGTGCGATCGTCAGTCCGAGTCCTGTTCCGCCGCTTGCCCCGCTACGCGACGCCGACACGCGGAAGTACGGCTCGAACACGCGCTCGAGCAAGGCCTCGTCGGCGATGCCGGGGCCTTCGTCGCTGATGGCGATGGACAAGACGGTGTCATCGTCGCTTACGCTGATCTTCGCGCTATCGCCATAGCGGATCGCATTGTCGAGCAGGTTCTGCAAACAGCGTTTCAGATTGCGCGGATACCCGGACAAAGGACGCGTCGCACGACCTTCGATACTGACTTCATGACCCGCCTCGCGGGCATCCTCTGCCAGGCCTTCCAGCATCGAATTGATCTCGATCTCGTGACGCTCTTCGGTAATCTCCACGCCTTGCACGGCATCGAGCGTCGCGCCGACCATGGCTTCCATCTCATCGAGATCGCCGCGCAAGCGCTCGCGCGCTTCGGTGTCGGGGAGCATCTCGGTGCGCAGCCGCAGCCTTGTCAGCGGCGAACGAAGATCGTGCGATACAGCAGTCAAAAAGCGCGTGCGTTCCGCGAGACTACGGGTGAGCTGCTCCTGCATCGCGTTGAACGATTGCGCCGCGGTTCGCACCTCCAGCGGACCCGTTACCGGCAGTGGCGGACGGTAGATGTTGCGGCCCAACGCCTCGGCGGCCTTCGCCAGTTCCTTTAGCGGTTTGACTGCAAAGCGCACGGCCACGAGCGCGAGCAACAACACGGCCGTGAGACGCACCAGATAGATCCGCAAGAGGTAGTCGAGCACCAGCGAGCCAGGCTCGGTCTGCATGCCGGCCTGTCCTTCGTTGGCGTGCACGTCGAGCCACTGACCCTGCGGCAGTTTCAATTGCAGATGAAAATCGCCCGACGGCATGCGCGAATTGAACAGGCCGAGGATGCCGTTATGGCGGCCCCTATCGTCGCGCAACTGAACGTCAAGCAGATGTACTTCGATGGCTTCACCGAGACGACGGCGGATCACGCCCGCTATCAGGTCGCTAACGGCGTGCTGTGCGAGCGACCCGTCAAGCGGTACGGCAGCGGGCGCGTCGATCCATTGCAAGCGGTAGCGTTGATCGCCGAGTTGCCTGGCAATCGCATCACGCGAGCTGTCGTCCGGGGCGTTCTGAAGCAGACGCACGGTATCCGCGAGCCGGCTGGCAAACAGACGCGCGGGAATTTCAAGCGTGCGGTTGTCATGTGTCTCGAACCAGATCGTGCTGGTGAAGAGTTGCCCCGCGAACATGCCGATCACCAGAATCAGTACAAGCCGTCCGTACAGTGTATCGGGCCAAAGGCGCAGTTTCATCGGTGTGAGTGGCTCATCGAGGCGCTTCAGGCTTCATGTGTGACATCGGCCGCAAGCATATAGCCCTCGTTACGCACGGTGCGGATCAGTCCGGTGCCGCGCGCCGAGTCCTTGAGGTGTTGACGCAGACGGCTGATGCATACGTCGATCGACCGGTCGAGCGGCGTGCGTTCCTTGCCGAACACGCGGTCGAGCAGAAACTCGCGCGAGAGCGGCCGGTTCGGATGATCGAGCAGCGTGCGCAGTGCGCGATAGTCGGAGCCGCCGAGCGAGACGATCATGCCGTCGGGCGAGCACATCTGCTTCATGCGAGTGTCGAGCTTCCATCCCGCGAAGCTTACGAACGCTGACGAATCCGCGAGCCGTTCGCCAGGCACGCTGCGCGTGCGGCGTAGCACCACCTTGATCTTGGCAACCAGTTCGCGCGGGTCGAAGGGCTTCGGCAAGTAGTCGTCGGCGCCCATCTCTAGCCCGAGGATGCGGTCAAGCAGGCCGCCTCGTGCGCTCAGAATAATGACCGGTACGCCGCGTTCGCGCCGCAGATCGCGCGTGATATCGAGGCCGTCCTCGCCTTCGAGCATCAGATCGAGTACGACGAGATCGACGTGCGACGTGTTGATGACCTGCTTCATCTGCACGCCGTTTTCGACGGCGGTCGCTCCATAGCCCATGCTGCGCAGGTAGTCCTGCAGCAGTTGGCGAATGTTGGGGTCGTCGTCGACAACGAGTATGTGGTCCATCGTGAGTTCTTGTTTGCGGGGCGCGGGGCATCTACACATCTGCGCATCTACGACGCAATCACCGCGATCGCGTCCGCGCCAACACATTCCATTACAAAACAGCCTTGTTTCAACACATCGCCATTACATTGCACCGCTAAAGTGGAGTCCGCAAATGGCAATCATTCTCATTCAAGAACTATACCATGTCGATTTTCCGGTTTCAGTCACGGGCTCACTTCCTTGGCCCGGTCGCGCGCGCCATGGTGGCGTGCGCGGCGGTTGGTTTCGCCATGCTCGGGGCCGGTGGAGCAGCGCATGCTGCGACGACCCCAACCGGAGAAAGGCCGGCCCCCGGAACAATGCCGGCCCCCGGAATATCAAGCCCGGCGCCCGCGCAGACTGTGACAGACCTTGCCGGCCGCACGATCCGCATCCCAGCGAACCCGCACCGCATCCTGCTTGGCGAAAGCCGCTTGCTGATGGCGGTCGCACTGCTGGAAGGCAAACAGCCGTTGGAGCGTATCGTCGGATGGCAAGGCGATCTGCCGACCATGGATCCGCAGACCTTCGACGCCTACGCCGAGCAATTTCCGGGCATCAGGCAGGTTCCGCTGATCGGCAAGGCAACAGAAGACAGCGTCAGCGATGAGAAGGCGCTGAGCCTCAAGCCCGATCTCGCCATTTTCAGTCTCGCGG
The sequence above is drawn from the Paraburkholderia phenazinium genome and encodes:
- a CDS encoding ATP-binding protein, with translation MKLRLWPDTLYGRLVLILVIGMFAGQLFTSTIWFETHDNRTLEIPARLFASRLADTVRLLQNAPDDSSRDAIARQLGDQRYRLQWIDAPAAVPLDGSLAQHAVSDLIAGVIRRRLGEAIEVHLLDVQLRDDRGRHNGILGLFNSRMPSGDFHLQLKLPQGQWLDVHANEGQAGMQTEPGSLVLDYLLRIYLVRLTAVLLLALVAVRFAVKPLKELAKAAEALGRNIYRPPLPVTGPLEVRTAAQSFNAMQEQLTRSLAERTRFLTAVSHDLRSPLTRLRLRTEMLPDTEARERLRGDLDEMEAMVGATLDAVQGVEITEERHEIEINSMLEGLAEDAREAGHEVSIEGRATRPLSGYPRNLKRCLQNLLDNAIRYGDSAKISVSDDDTVLSIAISDEGPGIADEALLERVFEPYFRVSASRSGASGGTGLGLTIARSVAAAHGGTLTLRNGAVKGLVATLRLPRDGHTHELSWRIG
- a CDS encoding SDR family oxidoreductase gives rise to the protein MHVKDLFQLEGKVALITGGSRGLGLQMAEALGEMGCRVAITARKADELAEAKAHLEGLGIEVHTIVNDLAKFDRIPDLVSEVLGVYDHIDILVNNAGATWGAPAEDYPDEAWHKVMNLNINAPFFLAREVGKRSMIPRRSGKIINIASIAGLKGAPAGMNTIAYNTSKAAAINFTRALASEWGRHNINVNAICPGFFPSKMSAGLLATMSEAVIAQSPLHRLGGEEDLKGSVVFLASEASRHITGQHLAVDGGSSIV
- a CDS encoding response regulator, translating into MDHILVVDDDPNIRQLLQDYLRSMGYGATAVENGVQMKQVINTSHVDLVVLDLMLEGEDGLDITRDLRRERGVPVIILSARGGLLDRILGLEMGADDYLPKPFDPRELVAKIKVVLRRTRSVPGERLADSSAFVSFAGWKLDTRMKQMCSPDGMIVSLGGSDYRALRTLLDHPNRPLSREFLLDRVFGKERTPLDRSIDVCISRLRQHLKDSARGTGLIRTVRNEGYMLAADVTHEA
- a CDS encoding long-chain fatty acid--CoA ligase, translating into MNTLHHAHWPTGVPLHLSLPETSLFYNAEVAATRFPDKPFIIFYDTPVTFAEFKDETERIAGFLQQECEVKAGDRVLLYMQNSPQWVLAYYGILRANAVVVPVNPMNLTDELRHYVEDSGATTAIVPQCLYPQIEPLLGEAPGQGLKYAIVATYSDYLKQPLPITPPEFVTAPRKSIERHGVTAWNTVLERRLAPGPLTAGPDDLCVMPYTSGTTGKPKGCMHTHRSVMSTSVGGCVWFGGSQDSVHLSVLPMFHVTGMQGGMNGPLYAGATIVILPRWDRDAAAQCMQRYRVTAWQSISTMMVDFLSNPKLAEYDISSLSGTRGGGAAMPEAIARKLKTLTGLDYVEGYGMSETIAGTHINPPHRPKPQCLGVPVFDLDSRVIDPATLQEVARGETGEIVVNGPQIMQGYWRNPKGTAEAFVELDGKRFLRTGDLGHIDEDGYFFMTDRLKRMINASGYKVWPAEVEALMYRHPGIHEVCVIGVQDERRGETVKALVVPAAGYAGKLTESDIIDWAHEQMASYKAPRFVEFVTSLPKSGSGKILWRKLQEEHAARAAGGKAC